The following proteins are co-located in the Paenibacillus sp. JNUCC32 genome:
- a CDS encoding metalloregulator ArsR/SmtB family transcription factor, whose protein sequence is MSDMYRAISDPIRRKILNMVAHQELPQLEIVKAFHISQPAVKKHLAILLEEELLLERREGKYCYYRLNTPTFQRGYAELQQELGSILENKLSRLKQYLEEDS, encoded by the coding sequence ATGAGTGATATGTACCGCGCCATTTCCGATCCCATCCGAAGGAAAATCCTAAATATGGTCGCTCATCAAGAGCTCCCTCAGCTGGAGATCGTGAAGGCATTCCATATCTCACAGCCCGCCGTAAAAAAGCATCTTGCTATCTTGCTGGAAGAGGAGCTATTACTAGAGCGAAGGGAAGGCAAGTATTGCTACTACCGATTGAACACCCCGACTTTTCAGCGGGGGTATGCGGAGCTTCAACAAGAGCTTGGCTCTATTCTGGAGAATAAGTTAAGCAGACTTAAACAATATCTTGAGGAGGACTCATAA
- a CDS encoding sugar kinase, translating into MPKTIAAFGEVMMRLQVPGYASLAQESHLNYSFSGTGVNIASAVARFGHAGYLVSTLPDNPLGEAAISYLRKLGIGTSLISRGGKYVGMYFLENGFGVRPGRVTYTDRLGSSFNTAEDAMYDFDAIAEKIDVIHFCGITLSMNDTVRGQMKVLARKVKQSGGTVVFDCNYRPSLWGADRYDFAKPHYEEMLSLADIVFMNEKDAIHILGMETTREDRHEQLQELIPKVAAKYNITVASGTHRKINGDNTHSLQGYLYTDGAFHFSQTLTFSVHDRIGAGDAYASGVIHGISEGYEPGRTVDFAAAAAMLAHTVTGDTPTANEREVLQAMSHHMSDVER; encoded by the coding sequence ATGCCTAAGACGATCGCTGCATTTGGCGAAGTGATGATGCGACTTCAAGTACCAGGGTATGCTTCCTTGGCACAAGAGAGCCACCTGAACTATTCCTTTTCCGGGACGGGCGTCAACATCGCGTCGGCCGTGGCAAGGTTCGGACATGCCGGGTACCTCGTCAGCACGCTTCCCGACAACCCGCTTGGCGAAGCGGCGATCTCATATCTGCGCAAGCTTGGGATCGGCACTTCGCTCATTAGCCGCGGGGGCAAATATGTCGGCATGTACTTCCTGGAGAATGGGTTTGGCGTTAGACCCGGTCGTGTGACCTATACGGATCGCCTGGGCAGCAGCTTTAATACGGCGGAGGATGCCATGTACGATTTCGATGCGATTGCCGAAAAGATCGACGTGATCCATTTTTGCGGCATCACCCTTTCCATGAACGACACCGTGCGGGGCCAGATGAAGGTCTTGGCTCGCAAGGTCAAGCAAAGCGGCGGAACGGTTGTGTTCGACTGCAACTACCGTCCTTCCTTATGGGGCGCGGACCGCTACGATTTTGCCAAGCCGCACTACGAGGAAATGCTGTCTTTGGCGGATATCGTCTTCATGAACGAGAAGGATGCCATCCATATCCTTGGCATGGAAACAACTCGGGAGGATCGGCACGAACAGCTGCAGGAGTTGATTCCGAAGGTGGCGGCGAAGTATAATATTACGGTTGCGTCGGGTACCCACCGCAAGATCAACGGGGACAATACCCATTCCCTGCAAGGCTATCTTTACACGGATGGAGCGTTTCATTTTTCCCAAACGTTGACGTTCTCCGTCCATGACCGCATCGGGGCGGGCGATGCCTATGCCAGCGGTGTGATTCATGGGATCTCGGAGGGATATGAGCCGGGCCGGACGGTTGATTTTGCCGCAGCGGCGGCGATGCTTGCCCATACCGTAACGGGAGATACGCCGACGGCAAACGAACGCGAAGTGCTTCAGGCGATGAGTCATCATATGTCTGACGTGGAGAGGTAG
- a CDS encoding CtsR family transcriptional regulator, whose translation MRNISDIIEQYLKSILQESPEGTVEIQRNDLAEQFSCVPSQINYVISTRFTLEKGFLVESKRGGGGYIRIQRIELPQHTALQQHLHHTIGSMIDQTVAEGLIYQLEESRFLTKREASLMRAAVSRECLNVKLPYRDELRARIMKAMLISLLGK comes from the coding sequence ATGCGTAATATCTCTGATATTATCGAACAATACCTGAAGAGCATTTTGCAGGAAAGTCCGGAAGGAACCGTCGAAATTCAAAGGAACGATTTGGCGGAGCAATTTTCTTGCGTTCCTTCCCAGATCAATTACGTGATCAGCACTCGGTTCACGCTGGAGAAGGGCTTTCTTGTCGAGAGCAAGCGCGGCGGGGGCGGATACATACGCATTCAGCGTATCGAGCTTCCCCAGCATACTGCACTCCAGCAGCACCTTCATCATACCATCGGCAGCATGATTGACCAGACGGTAGCGGAAGGCTTGATCTACCAGCTGGAGGAATCCCGGTTTTTGACGAAGCGGGAGGCCAGCCTGATGCGGGCCGCCGTTTCAAGGGAATGCCTGAATGTGAAGCTTCCCTATCGGGATGAGCTGCGCGCAAGGATTATGAAGGCGATGCTGATTTCTTTATTAGGTAAGTGA
- the dagF gene encoding 2-dehydro-3-deoxy-phosphogluconate aldolase produces MANMEKRLYRNRAALNVLAGSIQNAKEIFEASEGHVLVGVLSKNYPNAQEAVIAMKEYGAVIEDAVSIGLGAGDNRQAAVVAEIVKSYPGTHINQVFPAVGATRANLGGEESWINSLVSPSGQVGYVNISTGPVSAAGSDKAVVPVKSAIALVRDMGGNALKYFPMQGLKLEEEYRAVAKACAEEGFALEPTGGIDKENFEAIVRIAFEAGVQQVIPHVYSSIIDSASGDTIISDVQELHLKLKALVDQYA; encoded by the coding sequence ATGGCAAACATGGAGAAACGTCTTTACAGAAACCGCGCGGCATTAAACGTTCTTGCAGGCAGCATTCAGAATGCGAAGGAAATATTCGAAGCTTCGGAAGGGCATGTGCTGGTCGGCGTATTGTCGAAAAATTACCCGAATGCGCAGGAAGCCGTCATCGCGATGAAGGAGTACGGGGCCGTCATCGAGGATGCGGTATCCATCGGCTTGGGCGCCGGCGATAACCGTCAAGCGGCGGTGGTCGCGGAGATCGTGAAGAGCTACCCGGGCACGCATATCAATCAGGTGTTTCCGGCGGTCGGTGCAACCCGTGCCAACCTGGGCGGCGAAGAAAGCTGGATCAACAGCCTCGTGTCCCCTTCGGGACAAGTGGGCTACGTGAACATATCTACCGGACCGGTGAGCGCTGCCGGATCGGACAAAGCCGTCGTCCCCGTAAAATCGGCAATCGCGCTTGTACGCGATATGGGCGGCAACGCACTGAAGTATTTCCCGATGCAGGGCTTGAAGCTGGAAGAGGAGTATCGTGCGGTAGCGAAGGCATGCGCGGAGGAAGGATTCGCGTTAGAGCCGACGGGCGGAATCGATAAAGAGAATTTTGAAGCCATCGTCCGCATCGCGTTCGAGGCAGGAGTACAGCAGGTCATCCCTCACGTATACTCCTCGATCATCGACTCGGCCAGCGGGGATACGATCATTAGCGACGTGCAAGAGCTGCACCTTAAGTTAAAAGCGCTGGTTGATCAGTATGCCTAA
- a CDS encoding DgaE family pyridoxal phosphate-dependent ammonia lyase, with translation MDHSLHAKYGLKRVVNASGRMSILGVSAPTDTVMEAMRIGGQSYVEIADLVDKAGDYMARILGSEAAVVVNSASSGIALSVAGIVTEGNRRRSDRLHQEPIAKNEIILFKGHNVQYGAPVETMVYLGGGKVVEVGYANEGRKEHIAEAINERTAAILYVKSHHCVQKNMISVEEAAEVAQAHGIPLIVDAAAEEDIQKYVKYGDLAIYSGSKAIEGPTSGIVGGKRQYVEWVKAQLHGIGRSMKVGKETTFGLLQALDEYMVKEDKSELEKAALEEMKSLSKLPGIEVTIVQDEAGRAIFRGRVKVNEEAAGVSAKSMNDQLREGDIAVYTRDYGVRQGYFDIDPRSLSGDDLQVIITRIQQIAGGN, from the coding sequence ATGGATCATTCATTACATGCTAAATACGGGTTGAAACGCGTGGTGAACGCCAGCGGGCGCATGAGCATTCTTGGCGTGTCGGCACCGACGGATACCGTCATGGAAGCCATGCGGATCGGTGGACAGAGTTACGTGGAAATCGCGGATCTGGTAGATAAAGCAGGCGATTACATGGCGCGCATTCTCGGCTCCGAAGCGGCGGTTGTCGTCAATTCGGCTTCCAGCGGCATCGCTCTATCCGTGGCTGGAATCGTCACCGAGGGCAATCGCAGGCGCAGTGACCGACTGCATCAGGAGCCGATTGCGAAGAACGAGATCATCCTGTTTAAGGGGCATAATGTGCAGTATGGAGCTCCCGTCGAAACGATGGTTTATCTCGGAGGCGGCAAGGTCGTAGAGGTAGGGTACGCCAACGAAGGGCGTAAGGAGCATATCGCAGAGGCGATAAATGAACGGACCGCTGCCATTTTATACGTGAAGTCCCATCACTGCGTGCAGAAAAACATGATTTCGGTGGAAGAAGCGGCAGAAGTGGCCCAGGCACATGGAATACCGCTGATCGTGGATGCCGCTGCCGAGGAGGATATCCAGAAGTATGTGAAGTACGGAGATCTGGCTATTTACAGCGGTTCTAAGGCAATCGAAGGTCCGACCTCCGGTATAGTAGGCGGCAAGCGCCAATACGTGGAGTGGGTGAAGGCGCAGCTGCATGGCATTGGGCGGAGCATGAAGGTCGGCAAGGAAACGACGTTTGGATTGCTTCAGGCGCTGGATGAGTATATGGTGAAGGAAGATAAGAGCGAGTTGGAGAAGGCGGCACTGGAGGAAATGAAGTCCTTATCGAAATTGCCGGGCATTGAGGTTACGATCGTGCAGGACGAAGCGGGAAGAGCGATCTTCCGGGGACGCGTGAAGGTCAATGAGGAGGCGGCAGGGGTAAGCGCCAAATCCATGAACGATCAGCTGCGCGAAGGCGACATTGCGGTGTATACCCGGGATTACGGCGTACGCCAGGGGTATTTTGATATCGATCCTCGCTCGCTTTCCGGCGATGATTTGCAAGTCATTATAACGAGAATACAGCAGATTGCAGGGGGAAACTAA
- a CDS encoding ABC transporter permease, whose amino-acid sequence MRSFGNLVWNEWLKMFKKRSFFLPYALLAGMVIFTAFLLYKFSDGGSTGYEFAQIAVTTKGMGQVLTLLAIVVTAGAVAKEHSMGTIKLLLIRAQSRTKILASKYVAVLIYILTLVAFMFAVAVLTGQITFGMDVGSVTLGDVLIGAVNNLVYTIVYVTLTFMVGILTRSTGPAIGIGMFMVIMESMVVQLLARYSWSKYLLFLNVDLSLYSGGASSPVPGMSLTFSIIVLAVYLLLFLAAGFVTFKKRDVA is encoded by the coding sequence TTGCGTAGCTTTGGAAATCTCGTCTGGAACGAATGGCTCAAAATGTTTAAGAAACGCAGCTTCTTCTTGCCATATGCGCTTTTGGCCGGAATGGTGATCTTCACGGCGTTCTTGCTCTATAAATTTTCCGATGGCGGCAGCACCGGCTATGAATTTGCCCAGATCGCTGTAACCACCAAGGGAATGGGGCAAGTGTTGACCCTGCTTGCCATTGTTGTTACGGCAGGAGCCGTAGCGAAGGAACACAGCATGGGAACCATCAAATTGCTGCTTATACGTGCACAGAGCCGCACCAAAATTTTGGCATCGAAATATGTGGCCGTATTGATTTACATCTTAACACTGGTGGCTTTCATGTTTGCTGTAGCCGTGCTGACCGGCCAAATTACGTTCGGCATGGATGTCGGCTCCGTTACGCTTGGCGATGTACTCATTGGAGCAGTGAACAACCTGGTGTATACGATCGTTTATGTAACGCTAACCTTTATGGTAGGCATTCTAACGAGATCCACCGGTCCTGCAATCGGTATCGGCATGTTCATGGTCATTATGGAAAGCATGGTGGTACAGCTGCTTGCGCGTTACTCCTGGTCTAAATACCTGCTGTTCCTGAATGTGGATCTTTCCCTGTACAGCGGTGGCGCAAGCTCCCCGGTACCAGGCATGAGCTTAACGTTCTCAATTATTGTGCTCGCTGTATATCTCCTCTTGTTTCTTGCGGCAGGCTTTGTTACGTTTAAAAAACGGGATGTCGCATAA
- a CDS encoding ABC transporter ATP-binding protein — translation MSGNDSNEMATNIENAATDLKNELHASVSTERKNAKQGPVVLTVEQVTKTIGKKNIVDKLSFDIHRGEIVGLLGPNGAGKTTTIRMIVGLIDMSQGDVLVKGHSIKKDFVQAVRHIGGIIENPEFYPYMSGYDNLRQYQRMSEGVTITRIMEVVKLVGLQDAIHKKVRAYSLGMRQRLGIAQALLHNPSILILDEPTNGLDPAGIREMRDYLKQIARDEGIAILVSSHLLSEMELMCSRVVVIQEGKFVTERSIGGMVVNEELTTVSLRVNDTAMAEQTAQHLKDIILINSSEEEGMITLQLHEEDIPTLIQSLCDARVRIYRVEEMKSSLEEEFLKWTGGNRIA, via the coding sequence ATGAGCGGAAACGATTCAAATGAAATGGCAACAAATATAGAGAATGCTGCAACGGATTTAAAGAACGAATTACATGCTTCAGTTTCTACGGAGAGGAAGAATGCCAAGCAAGGTCCAGTCGTTCTGACCGTTGAACAGGTCACCAAGACGATTGGAAAGAAGAACATCGTCGACAAGCTATCCTTTGACATTCATCGAGGTGAAATCGTTGGTTTGCTTGGACCGAACGGCGCGGGCAAAACAACAACCATTCGAATGATTGTTGGGTTGATCGATATGAGCCAAGGCGATGTACTGGTAAAGGGACACAGCATCAAGAAGGACTTCGTTCAAGCCGTTCGTCATATCGGGGGCATCATCGAAAATCCGGAATTTTATCCGTACATGAGCGGTTATGACAACTTGAGACAGTATCAGCGAATGTCCGAGGGAGTGACGATCACAAGAATCATGGAGGTTGTTAAGCTTGTTGGGCTGCAGGACGCCATACACAAGAAGGTTCGTGCTTATTCCCTTGGTATGCGCCAACGATTAGGAATCGCGCAGGCTCTGCTCCACAATCCGTCCATCCTTATTCTCGATGAGCCGACGAACGGCCTGGATCCTGCCGGTATTCGCGAGATGCGGGATTATCTGAAGCAAATCGCCAGAGATGAGGGAATTGCCATTCTCGTATCCAGCCATCTGCTGTCGGAGATGGAGCTGATGTGCAGCCGCGTGGTTGTCATCCAGGAAGGCAAGTTCGTCACTGAGCGCTCAATCGGGGGGATGGTCGTGAATGAAGAGTTAACGACGGTAAGTCTCCGCGTAAATGACACAGCCATGGCGGAACAAACGGCTCAACATCTCAAAGACATCATTCTAATCAACTCCTCAGAGGAGGAGGGGATGATCACCCTTCAACTTCACGAAGAGGATATACCCACGCTGATCCAGTCACTGTGCGATGCACGCGTACGGATTTACCGGGTGGAAGAGATGAAGTCGTCGCTTGAAGAAGAATTCTTGAAATGGACAGGAGGCAACCGCATTGCGTAG
- a CDS encoding GntR family transcriptional regulator: MSITRKNGPLYLQIKKIIKDRILHGVYPLGSHIPSEPQLEQEFNVSKMTVRNAIQELYQEGYVEKRSGVGTIVTRNTSFSKLSKGKLFTEILVEEGHQIRKRHLKTEWVHNEPDSELFLKFGERCLLIERLYLLDGSPFIYYTHYVSSLVDMGEEFDSSELPSLYERIEESQITLENFRDRFLATVANEEIASLLGVSAGTPLLKRLRSSYDQTGSIIEYSIGYYNTELQHYLISYDA, encoded by the coding sequence ATGTCGATCACGCGGAAGAACGGTCCATTATACTTGCAAATCAAGAAGATCATTAAAGATCGGATTCTGCATGGGGTATATCCACTTGGTTCCCATATTCCTTCCGAGCCGCAGCTGGAACAGGAATTTAACGTCAGCAAAATGACGGTTCGCAATGCGATCCAGGAATTGTACCAGGAAGGGTATGTAGAGAAGCGGAGCGGTGTGGGAACGATCGTGACCCGGAACACGTCCTTTTCCAAGCTGTCCAAGGGGAAGCTGTTTACCGAGATTTTGGTTGAAGAGGGCCACCAGATCCGGAAGCGCCATCTGAAGACGGAATGGGTGCACAATGAACCGGATAGCGAATTGTTCCTGAAATTCGGTGAGCGGTGCCTGCTGATCGAGCGGCTGTATTTGCTGGACGGGAGCCCGTTTATCTACTACACCCATTACGTATCGTCCCTAGTGGACATGGGGGAGGAGTTCGATTCAAGCGAACTGCCGTCCTTGTATGAACGTATCGAGGAGAGTCAAATCACGCTGGAGAATTTCCGGGACCGTTTCCTGGCGACCGTGGCTAATGAGGAGATTGCCTCACTGCTGGGCGTAAGTGCCGGGACCCCGTTACTGAAGCGGTTGAGATCCTCCTACGACCAGACGGGCAGCATCATTGAATACAGCATCGGGTATTACAATACGGAGTTACAGCATTATTTGATCAGTTATGATGCTTAA
- a CDS encoding GntR family transcriptional regulator translates to MSIEFDNNLPIYLQIMTYLKKEIIIGKLLPGDKIPSVRELASELQINPNTVQRTFQELEREGIVETRRGLGRYVTSEESKIMEIKKEMAGDLLERFIRGMQELGFKDQDIITIVEDAVKQP, encoded by the coding sequence GTGAGTATCGAATTTGACAATAATCTGCCGATCTATTTACAGATCATGACGTATCTGAAGAAAGAAATCATCATCGGCAAACTTTTGCCCGGTGATAAAATCCCATCGGTTCGAGAATTAGCGAGTGAGCTTCAAATAAATCCAAACACGGTGCAGCGAACTTTTCAGGAATTGGAGCGTGAGGGTATTGTGGAGACGCGGCGGGGATTGGGCCGATACGTAACAAGCGAGGAATCGAAAATCATGGAAATCAAAAAAGAAATGGCCGGCGATCTGCTGGAACGGTTTATACGCGGCATGCAGGAGCTCGGCTTTAAAGATCAGGATATCATTACGATCGTGGAAGATGCTGTGAAGCAGCCATGA
- a CDS encoding ABC transporter ATP-binding protein translates to MVENLLQVRSVTKTYAGKRRALHDVNLDISGGKIIGLLGTNGSGKSTLMKIAAGLIQPTAGAVYVNGKPVGLETKASVSFMPDRPMTESWMKVSDAVAYFKDFYEDFNVEKANRMLDFMNLKTNDRISSLSKGMNERLQLTLALSREAKLYMLDEPIGGVDPVARGKILDAIVEFYNEDSSIIVSTHLVRDIERIFDEVIFIRNGEVAMHDEVENIRLKHGKSIDEMFKEVYAE, encoded by the coding sequence ATGGTGGAAAATCTGTTACAGGTACGAAGCGTGACCAAAACGTATGCCGGTAAACGCAGAGCGCTGCATGATGTCAATCTGGATATCAGCGGAGGCAAAATCATCGGCTTGCTGGGTACCAACGGCAGCGGCAAGAGCACGCTGATGAAGATTGCGGCCGGTTTGATCCAGCCTACGGCAGGTGCCGTTTACGTGAACGGCAAACCCGTGGGGCTGGAGACCAAAGCCAGCGTGTCCTTCATGCCGGACCGGCCGATGACAGAATCCTGGATGAAGGTCTCGGATGCGGTGGCGTACTTCAAGGATTTTTATGAGGATTTTAATGTAGAGAAGGCAAACAGAATGCTGGACTTCATGAATTTAAAGACCAATGATCGCATCAGCTCCCTGTCCAAAGGGATGAATGAGCGCCTGCAGTTAACGCTCGCATTGTCCCGCGAAGCGAAGCTGTATATGCTGGATGAACCCATCGGCGGGGTGGATCCTGTAGCCCGTGGAAAAATTTTGGATGCCATCGTTGAATTCTACAACGAGGACAGCAGCATCATAGTTTCGACTCATCTTGTCCGGGACATCGAACGGATATTTGATGAAGTGATCTTCATTCGCAACGGCGAGGTTGCCATGCATGATGAAGTGGAGAACATCCGCCTAAAACACGGAAAAAGCATAGATGAGATGTTTAAAGAGGTGTATGCGGAATGA
- a CDS encoding amidohydrolase/deacetylase family metallohydrolase: protein MEQRFVLRNVQTVDEEKPFDIVMENGFITEITNANTASGDNGFDGTGLYVSSGWIDMHVHAVAKLEPYGDAIDEIGVQQGVATIIDAGSCGADTIGELAAEVARAKTNVFAFLNISHIGLQRIDELSSLEWIDPEKAAKAVLTYPDLIIGLKARISKSVVKDNGVEPLRLARKLSGKTALPLMVHIGSGPPPIEEVLELLQKDDIITHYLNGKANNLFDSGGKPIPALTEAIARGVHLDVGHGTASFSFLVAEYAKAQGIKPDTISTDIYRGNRIHGPVYSLANVMSKFLYLGYGLQEVVAAVTDHAAAWLGRPELGRIQVGDAAHLTLFAVRQGPMSLTDSEGETRIADRYIEAKGVVVNGSFITC, encoded by the coding sequence TTGGAACAGCGTTTTGTTTTGCGCAACGTACAGACGGTGGATGAAGAGAAGCCTTTTGACATTGTCATGGAGAACGGGTTCATTACCGAAATAACGAATGCGAATACGGCATCGGGTGACAACGGTTTTGACGGTACGGGATTATATGTGTCCAGCGGTTGGATCGATATGCACGTCCATGCGGTCGCCAAGCTGGAGCCCTACGGCGATGCCATCGACGAGATCGGCGTTCAGCAAGGCGTCGCCACCATTATCGATGCAGGAAGCTGCGGCGCGGATACGATTGGAGAATTGGCAGCCGAGGTTGCCAGGGCCAAGACAAACGTGTTTGCTTTTTTGAATATTTCCCATATTGGACTTCAGCGGATCGACGAGCTTTCCAGTTTGGAATGGATCGATCCCGAGAAGGCAGCAAAAGCGGTATTGACGTATCCTGACCTGATCATCGGGCTCAAGGCAAGAATCAGCAAAAGCGTAGTGAAGGACAATGGCGTAGAGCCGCTTCGACTCGCAAGGAAACTGTCCGGGAAAACGGCCCTGCCGCTGATGGTTCATATCGGATCAGGGCCTCCTCCGATTGAGGAAGTGCTGGAGCTGCTTCAGAAGGACGACATAATCACTCATTATTTGAACGGGAAAGCCAACAATTTATTCGATTCGGGCGGAAAGCCGATTCCTGCCCTGACCGAAGCGATTGCCCGCGGCGTTCATCTGGATGTCGGCCATGGTACGGCGAGCTTCTCGTTCCTGGTGGCGGAGTATGCAAAAGCCCAAGGGATTAAGCCGGATACGATCAGCACCGATATTTATCGCGGCAATCGCATCCATGGTCCGGTGTACAGCCTGGCCAATGTCATGAGTAAGTTTCTGTATCTAGGATACGGCTTGCAGGAAGTGGTCGCTGCGGTAACGGACCATGCAGCCGCATGGCTGGGCCGTCCGGAGCTGGGCCGAATTCAAGTCGGCGACGCTGCCCACCTTACCCTGTTCGCGGTGCGGCAGGGACCGATGAGTTTGACCGATTCCGAAGGGGAGACCCGAATCGCTGACCGATATATCGAAGCCAAAGGAGTGGTAGTCAATGGATCATTCATTACATGCTAA
- a CDS encoding protein arginine kinase, translated as MSNLRFTDSALSEWMRGNGQDSDIVISTRVRVARNLQHLPFPLLATDQQSGEVLERLTYVLKDKEDLQDFGHLHVIKLSEIDELDKKVLVEKHLISPNLANESRNGAVILTEDESVSIMINEEDHLRIQCLYPGFQVREAWSRATALDDIFESEIDYAFDDKRGYLTSCPTNVGTGLRASVMMHLPALVMTQQINRILSAVSQVGLTVRGIYGEGSEALGNLFQISNQITLGQTESEIIENLHSVALQIIEHEKNARARLLSESKLRITDRVMRSYGILSYAAVMDSKEAAQRLSDVRLGVDLGLLEGPEIPVMNELNVKTQPGFLQKTYGEGMNPSERDMYRAKLIRETLGNR; from the coding sequence ATGTCTAATCTCCGGTTTACCGATTCGGCGCTGAGCGAGTGGATGCGCGGAAACGGTCAGGATTCCGACATTGTCATCAGCACCCGCGTGAGGGTGGCGCGCAACCTGCAGCATCTTCCTTTCCCGCTGCTCGCAACGGATCAGCAGTCGGGAGAAGTGCTAGAGCGCCTGACCTATGTGTTAAAGGATAAGGAGGATTTGCAGGATTTCGGGCATTTGCATGTAATTAAATTAAGTGAGATTGATGAGCTGGATAAGAAGGTTCTCGTCGAGAAGCATCTGATCAGTCCCAATCTGGCAAATGAATCCCGAAATGGTGCCGTCATCCTTACCGAAGATGAATCCGTCAGCATTATGATCAATGAAGAGGATCACTTGCGCATACAGTGTCTGTATCCCGGATTTCAGGTTCGGGAGGCATGGAGCCGCGCGACGGCGCTGGATGATATCTTCGAATCCGAGATCGATTATGCTTTTGATGACAAACGGGGTTACCTAACGAGCTGTCCGACCAATGTCGGCACCGGCCTTCGCGCTTCGGTCATGATGCATCTGCCCGCGCTCGTCATGACGCAGCAGATCAATCGGATTCTCTCGGCCGTATCGCAGGTAGGCTTGACCGTTAGAGGAATATACGGCGAGGGCAGCGAAGCTTTAGGCAACCTGTTTCAAATCTCGAATCAGATTACGCTCGGGCAAACCGAGTCGGAGATCATCGAGAATCTTCACAGCGTGGCCCTGCAGATCATCGAGCACGAGAAGAATGCCAGGGCGCGGCTCCTTAGTGAATCCAAGCTCCGTATTACGGACCGGGTCATGCGTTCATACGGCATCCTGTCCTATGCAGCGGTCATGGATTCCAAGGAAGCGGCTCAGCGCTTGTCCGATGTTCGGTTAGGCGTGGATCTCGGCCTGCTGGAAGGCCCTGAAATTCCGGTCATGAACGAGCTGAACGTGAAGACGCAGCCCGGATTTCTCCAGAAGACCTATGGAGAGGGCATGAATCCTTCCGAACGCGATATGTACAGGGCTAAGCTCATTCGGGAGACATTGGGCAACCGTTAA